A single genomic interval of Streptomyces graminofaciens harbors:
- a CDS encoding SpoIIE family protein phosphatase, translated as MDRGTDTGANTGHGAGDGTAEHAVGRIPLAVVVVDRSGLVSHWSTGARRLFGADKEAAVGRPALDLLPVSGALPDEEEHHTPPYGAYSPYDEVGHDLETSLDGQLSYPAAGRARLTVPERSGMGVPPPAGWGRDRVDVLWWAYPLVGPGSGRLLVLAADAEALRQGDDEVAVERIAPGFALHTDFPGAEELAHGLPEILPSMSVGEGARIVAQVLELGYPVLEFSQHDRVPVTPDWGVPRRAERRARRERAARAVAQGLPVPEELKDEGEDLEYAAVRERLEFLNEVSGRIGTSLDLSRTIIEVSKAVVPRFTDVAGTYLREQVVAGEGFPDGVPDTTTMWHRVAVEHTDEPGRWDDVVPVGEAMPFPAHTPFFQCMTTGEPVLVPRISEQMGHAIAAQFEKRDIRPLITHRSMLVVPLKARNVVLGFMILLRHPEREVFDDMDRVTGAELAARAGLVLDNARMYTYQENVAETLQDSMLPQIEAHRPGCDIATRYLPGTLLGRVGGDWFDSVKLPGARTALVVGDVMGHGLNSAAMMGQLRTAVQTMAALDLPPAQLLRNLDDLAQRLGDHYLATCLYAVYDPIVGELHIANAGHIPPVLVRALDGRSELLDLPTGAPIGVGGVPFEAVRVRVEPGDRLVMCTDGLVEVRGEDIGVGLATLCESAAHPAASMDDACDTIIRALNTRGGRKDDVALLMARLNGIEPEDVAEWRLALDCAEVARARAAVREQVHSWGLGSLADTTELLVGELVTNAVRHTHSRRIELRLVRGDTLLCEVDDDDHTLPSLLSTGPTDEFGRGLRVVSTLAREWGASRTGAGKTVWFELTLQRRRR; from the coding sequence ATGGACCGTGGCACCGACACGGGCGCGAACACCGGCCATGGAGCCGGTGACGGCACGGCGGAGCACGCCGTCGGCCGCATCCCTCTGGCCGTGGTCGTCGTCGACCGCTCCGGCCTCGTGTCCCACTGGAGCACCGGCGCCCGGCGGCTCTTCGGCGCCGACAAGGAGGCCGCGGTGGGCCGCCCCGCCCTGGACCTGCTGCCCGTCTCCGGCGCCCTCCCCGACGAGGAGGAGCACCACACCCCGCCCTACGGGGCGTACAGCCCGTACGACGAAGTCGGCCACGACCTGGAAACCTCCCTCGACGGACAGCTGTCCTACCCGGCCGCGGGGCGGGCCCGGCTCACGGTGCCCGAGCGAAGCGGGATGGGGGTCCCCCCGCCCGCAGGGTGGGGGAGGGACCGCGTCGACGTGCTGTGGTGGGCGTACCCCCTGGTCGGCCCCGGCAGCGGGCGCCTGCTGGTGCTGGCCGCCGACGCGGAGGCGCTGCGCCAGGGGGACGACGAGGTCGCCGTCGAGCGCATCGCACCCGGCTTCGCCCTGCACACCGACTTCCCCGGCGCCGAGGAACTCGCCCACGGGCTCCCCGAGATCCTGCCCAGCATGAGCGTCGGCGAGGGCGCCCGTATCGTCGCCCAGGTCCTCGAACTGGGCTATCCGGTACTGGAGTTCAGCCAGCACGACCGGGTGCCCGTCACCCCCGACTGGGGCGTGCCCCGGCGCGCCGAGCGGCGGGCGCGCCGCGAGCGGGCCGCGCGCGCCGTCGCTCAGGGGCTGCCGGTCCCGGAGGAGCTGAAGGACGAGGGCGAGGACCTCGAGTACGCGGCCGTGCGCGAGCGCCTGGAGTTCCTCAACGAGGTCAGCGGACGCATCGGCACCTCCCTCGACCTGTCCCGCACGATCATCGAGGTCAGCAAGGCGGTCGTCCCCCGCTTCACGGACGTCGCGGGCACCTATCTGCGCGAACAGGTCGTCGCCGGTGAGGGGTTCCCCGACGGGGTGCCCGACACGACCACCATGTGGCACCGCGTGGCCGTCGAGCACACGGACGAGCCGGGCCGCTGGGACGACGTCGTACCGGTCGGCGAGGCCATGCCGTTCCCGGCGCACACCCCGTTCTTCCAGTGCATGACCACCGGCGAGCCCGTCCTCGTGCCGCGCATCAGCGAGCAGATGGGGCACGCGATCGCCGCGCAGTTCGAGAAGCGCGACATCCGGCCGCTGATCACCCACCGGTCCATGCTGGTCGTGCCGTTGAAGGCCCGCAATGTCGTGCTCGGCTTCATGATCCTGCTGCGCCACCCCGAGCGCGAGGTCTTCGACGACATGGACCGCGTCACGGGCGCCGAACTCGCCGCCCGCGCGGGCCTCGTCCTCGACAACGCCCGCATGTACACCTACCAGGAGAACGTCGCCGAGACGCTCCAGGACAGCATGCTCCCGCAGATCGAGGCCCACCGGCCGGGCTGCGACATCGCCACCCGCTATCTGCCGGGCACCCTCCTCGGACGCGTCGGCGGCGACTGGTTCGACTCGGTGAAACTGCCCGGCGCCCGCACCGCCCTCGTCGTCGGCGATGTCATGGGGCACGGCCTCAACTCGGCCGCGATGATGGGTCAGTTGCGCACGGCCGTCCAGACCATGGCCGCCCTCGACCTGCCACCCGCGCAGCTCCTGCGCAACCTCGACGACCTCGCCCAGCGCCTCGGCGATCACTATCTGGCGACCTGTCTCTACGCCGTCTACGACCCCATCGTCGGCGAACTGCACATCGCCAACGCCGGTCACATCCCACCCGTGCTGGTCCGCGCGCTGGACGGCCGCAGCGAACTGCTCGACCTGCCCACGGGCGCGCCCATCGGCGTCGGCGGGGTGCCGTTCGAGGCGGTACGCGTGCGCGTGGAGCCCGGCGACCGGCTGGTGATGTGCACCGACGGCCTGGTGGAGGTGCGCGGCGAGGACATCGGTGTGGGCCTCGCGACGCTCTGCGAGTCCGCCGCGCACCCGGCCGCCTCCATGGACGACGCCTGCGACACGATCATCCGCGCCCTCAACACACGCGGCGGCCGCAAGGACGACGTGGCCCTGCTGATGGCGCGGCTCAACGGCATCGAGCCGGAGGACGTCGCCGAGTGGCGGCTCGCCCTCGACTGCGCGGAGGTCGCGCGGGCCCGTGCCGCCGTCCGCGAACAGGTGCACTCCTGGGGGCTGGGCTCCCTCGCGGACACCACCGAACTGCTGGTGGGCGAGCTGGTCACCAACGCCGTACGGCACACGCACAGCCGCCGGATCGAGCTCAGGCTGGTGCGGGGCGACACGCTGCTGTGCGAGGTCGACGACGACGATCACACCCTGCCGTCGCTGCTCAGCACGGGCCCCACCGACGAGTTCGGGCGCGGGCTGCGCGTGGTGAGCACCCTCGCGCGCGAGTGGGGTGCCAGCCGGACGGGCGCGGGCAAGACCGTGTGGTTCGAGCTGACTCTGCAGCGCCGCCGCCGCTGA
- a CDS encoding SRPBCC family protein, with the protein MAQVEATTERVVAADAETVFDTLADYSGSRGKLLPQHFSEYEVREGGDGEGTLVHWKLQATSKRIRDCLLEVTEPSDGELVEKDRNSSMVTTWRVTPAGEGSSRVVVTTTWQGAGGIGGFFEKTFAPKGLGRIYDAFLDNLATEVEK; encoded by the coding sequence ATGGCGCAGGTCGAGGCCACGACAGAACGAGTCGTCGCGGCGGACGCGGAGACGGTGTTCGACACCCTGGCCGACTACAGCGGCTCGCGCGGGAAGCTGCTGCCCCAGCACTTCAGCGAGTACGAGGTGCGCGAGGGAGGCGACGGCGAGGGCACCCTCGTCCACTGGAAGCTCCAGGCCACCAGCAAGCGCATCCGCGACTGCCTCCTGGAGGTCACCGAGCCCTCCGACGGCGAGCTGGTCGAGAAGGACCGCAACTCCTCCATGGTCACCACCTGGCGGGTCACCCCGGCCGGCGAGGGCAGCTCCCGAGTCGTCGTGACCACCACCTGGCAGGGCGCCGGCGGCATCGGCGGCTTCTTCGAGAAGACCTTCGCCCCCAAGGGCCTCGGTCGCATCTACGACGCCTTCCTCGACAACCTCGCCACCGAGGTCGAGAAGTAG
- a CDS encoding alpha/beta hydrolase: MKKRAAALCGAAAVVAGMVTAVPADASAGSASAPRTVSAASVAKLAWKKCGNDDFPTLQCASLKVPLNHSKPNGRKITLALSRVKHTAKTYQGPLLVNPGGPGGSGLTLAGFVASSLPKKVAAQYDVIGFDPRGVGASKPALDCKPGHFKPVRPDSVPSTDKIEKANLKRAKAFADACAKKHGDVLPYIDTISAVKDMDLIRKSLGAKKINYFGYSYGTYLGAVYAKLFPNRVRRAVLDSVVDPTGVWYEDNIQQDYAFNDRQRALMAWIAKYDKTYKLGTDPEKIEAKWYAMRSALAKKPAGGLVGASELEDTFIPGGYYNGYWPTLAEAFSTYVNKKDVKPLVAAYKNFAAIDAGGDNGYSVYAAVQCRDASWPRNWNQWRNDNWAVYKKAPFMAWNNAWYNAPCAFWPTKSLNPVDVSNTKVPPVLIFQATDDAATPYEGGVITHHLLRGSSLVVEQGGGNHGITLSGNACLDKHLSTYLSSGKVPRGTGEVDAVCEKTADPKPAAAQVAGTSSRGSTLHGLLGFRG; the protein is encoded by the coding sequence ATGAAGAAACGCGCAGCTGCTCTGTGCGGTGCAGCCGCCGTGGTGGCCGGAATGGTCACCGCGGTACCTGCCGACGCGAGCGCCGGCTCCGCGTCCGCGCCCCGCACGGTTTCAGCCGCCTCCGTGGCGAAGCTCGCGTGGAAGAAGTGCGGCAACGACGACTTCCCGACGCTCCAGTGCGCGTCGCTGAAGGTGCCGCTGAACCACTCCAAGCCGAACGGCCGCAAGATCACGCTGGCCCTGTCCCGGGTCAAGCACACCGCGAAGACGTACCAGGGGCCCCTGCTGGTCAACCCGGGCGGCCCGGGCGGCAGCGGTCTCACGCTCGCCGGGTTCGTGGCGTCGTCGCTGCCGAAGAAGGTGGCGGCGCAGTACGACGTCATCGGCTTCGACCCGCGCGGCGTCGGCGCCAGCAAGCCCGCGCTCGACTGCAAGCCGGGCCACTTCAAGCCGGTGCGCCCCGACTCCGTGCCGAGCACCGACAAGATCGAGAAGGCCAACCTCAAGCGCGCGAAGGCCTTCGCCGACGCCTGCGCCAAGAAGCACGGCGACGTGCTGCCGTACATCGACACGATCAGCGCCGTGAAGGACATGGACCTGATCCGCAAGTCGCTCGGCGCCAAGAAGATCAACTACTTCGGGTACTCGTACGGCACCTACCTGGGCGCCGTGTACGCGAAGCTGTTCCCGAACCGCGTACGGCGCGCGGTGCTGGACTCGGTCGTCGACCCGACGGGCGTCTGGTACGAGGACAACATCCAGCAGGACTACGCCTTCAACGACCGCCAGCGGGCGCTGATGGCCTGGATCGCCAAGTACGACAAGACGTACAAGCTCGGCACCGATCCGGAGAAGATCGAGGCCAAGTGGTACGCGATGCGGTCCGCGCTGGCCAAGAAGCCCGCCGGGGGCCTGGTGGGCGCCTCGGAGCTGGAGGACACCTTCATCCCGGGCGGCTACTACAACGGCTACTGGCCCACCCTCGCCGAGGCGTTCTCGACCTATGTGAACAAGAAGGACGTCAAGCCGCTGGTCGCGGCGTACAAGAACTTCGCCGCCATCGACGCCGGGGGCGACAACGGCTACAGCGTCTACGCCGCCGTGCAGTGCCGGGACGCGTCCTGGCCGCGTAACTGGAACCAGTGGCGCAACGACAACTGGGCGGTGTACAAGAAGGCCCCCTTCATGGCCTGGAACAACGCCTGGTACAACGCGCCGTGCGCCTTCTGGCCCACCAAGTCGCTGAACCCCGTGGACGTCTCCAACACCAAGGTGCCGCCGGTCCTGATCTTCCAGGCCACGGACGACGCGGCCACCCCGTACGAGGGCGGCGTCATCACCCACCACCTGCTGCGCGGCTCCAGCCTGGTAGTCGAGCAGGGCGGCGGGAACCACGGCATCACGCTCAGCGGCAACGCCTGCCTGGACAAGCACCTGTCCACGTATCTGAGCAGCGGCAAGGTGCCGCGCGGCACCGGCGAGGTCGACGCGGTCTGCGAGAAGACGGCCGACCCGAAGCCGGCGGCGGCGCAGGTGGCCGGCACCTCCTCGCGGGGTTCGACCCTGCACGGCCTGCTCGGCTTCCGCGGCTAG
- a CDS encoding adenylosuccinate lyase, protein MDEELRTLTERVRAEVEVGAAGYERLLASDSVDELAAVLTEPGQPLWARELAAFRLGVAGDRRAFESLVLLLNHRDPPRCASAAYALARLGDPRTARAAAALATNELRVAYALHPVRLLVELRAPESVPALITTLERRLRPHDPYRRVALACVEGLGALGDTRARTVLNECLAHPNLAEAAVHALARIPGQR, encoded by the coding sequence ATGGACGAAGAGTTGCGAACGCTCACGGAGCGTGTGCGGGCCGAGGTGGAGGTCGGAGCGGCCGGTTACGAGCGGCTGTTGGCCTCGGACAGCGTCGACGAGCTGGCGGCCGTGCTGACGGAGCCCGGACAGCCGCTGTGGGCGCGGGAGTTGGCCGCCTTCCGGCTCGGTGTCGCAGGGGACCGCCGGGCCTTCGAGTCGCTCGTCCTGCTGCTCAACCACCGCGACCCACCGCGCTGCGCCTCCGCCGCGTACGCCCTGGCCCGCCTCGGTGACCCGCGCACGGCCCGCGCGGCGGCCGCCCTCGCCACCAACGAACTGCGCGTCGCCTACGCCCTGCACCCCGTACGACTGCTCGTCGAACTCCGCGCCCCCGAGTCCGTACCCGCGCTGATCACCACCCTGGAGCGACGCCTCAGACCCCACGACCCGTACCGCCGGGTCGCCCTCGCCTGTGTGGAGGGGCTCGGCGCGCTGGGGGACACCCGCGCCCGGACCGTACTGAACGAGTGCCTGGCCCATCCGAACCTCGCGGAGGCGGCGGTGCACGCGCTGGCCCGCATCCCCGGGCAACGCTAG
- a CDS encoding TetR/AcrR family transcriptional regulator, giving the protein MAVVERGPRERMVFSAAQLIRRDGVASTGMREVAAHAGAPRGSLQHYFPGGKEQLVNEAVAWAGRYAGNRVARFLAALPEPTPSGLFGEMVRQWTDEYEAAGFAGGCPVAAATVDCAESSASTREAAAAAFTTWTGPVTRALADMGVPEQRAGALATLMISALEGAILMARAERDTSPLTTVARELGPLLDAAVSKKG; this is encoded by the coding sequence ATGGCGGTGGTCGAACGGGGGCCGCGAGAGCGGATGGTTTTCAGCGCGGCCCAGCTCATCCGGCGCGACGGGGTCGCCTCGACCGGTATGCGCGAGGTCGCCGCCCATGCGGGCGCCCCTCGTGGCTCGCTCCAGCACTACTTCCCGGGCGGCAAGGAACAGCTCGTCAACGAGGCGGTGGCCTGGGCCGGCCGGTACGCGGGCAACCGGGTCGCCCGCTTCCTCGCCGCGCTGCCCGAGCCGACGCCCAGCGGGCTGTTCGGCGAAATGGTGCGGCAGTGGACCGACGAGTACGAGGCGGCCGGCTTCGCGGGCGGCTGCCCCGTGGCCGCCGCCACGGTGGACTGCGCGGAGTCCTCCGCGTCCACGCGCGAGGCGGCGGCAGCGGCGTTCACCACCTGGACCGGGCCGGTGACGCGGGCCCTCGCGGACATGGGCGTGCCCGAGCAGCGAGCCGGTGCGCTCGCCACGCTCATGATCAGCGCCCTGGAGGGGGCGATCCTCATGGCCCGGGCCGAGCGGGACACAAGCCCGCTGACGACCGTGGCCCGGGAGCTCGGCCCCCTCCTCGACGCGGCGGTGAGCAAGAAGGGCTGA
- a CDS encoding class I SAM-dependent methyltransferase: protein MSVTSRYRQAWEGFWSEASGEPGAVFWDAAPAQTAAVHLALFEPHLVNPGLPFMDLGCGNGTQTRFLADRFDRVIGADLSVAALDHARRADPKGRAAYRQVDAAEKTEAKTLHTELGDLNVYVRGVLHQCEPDDRQRLVDNIATLVGERGRVCLVELAETAKPVLMGLAQSPAGPPAKLAPIFRHGIAPGEVSDAAIPEYLRAAGLTLIADGELPLVTTEYTPEGARIELPSRWFVAGRAA from the coding sequence ATGAGCGTGACGAGTCGGTACAGGCAGGCCTGGGAGGGCTTCTGGAGCGAGGCCTCCGGTGAACCGGGCGCCGTCTTCTGGGACGCGGCCCCCGCACAGACCGCCGCGGTCCACCTCGCTCTGTTCGAGCCGCATCTGGTCAACCCCGGCCTGCCCTTCATGGACCTCGGCTGCGGCAACGGCACCCAGACCCGCTTCCTGGCCGACCGCTTCGACCGGGTGATCGGCGCGGACCTGTCGGTGGCGGCCCTGGACCACGCCCGCCGCGCCGACCCCAAGGGCAGGGCCGCCTACCGGCAGGTCGACGCTGCGGAGAAGACCGAGGCCAAGACCCTGCACACGGAACTCGGCGACCTGAACGTCTATGTGCGGGGCGTCCTCCACCAGTGCGAGCCCGACGACCGACAGCGACTCGTCGACAACATCGCCACGCTGGTCGGCGAGCGCGGCCGTGTCTGCCTCGTCGAGCTCGCCGAGACCGCCAAGCCCGTCCTCATGGGTCTGGCGCAGAGCCCCGCGGGCCCGCCGGCCAAGCTCGCGCCGATCTTCCGCCACGGCATCGCCCCCGGCGAGGTCTCCGACGCCGCGATCCCGGAGTACCTCCGCGCCGCCGGGCTCACGCTCATCGCCGACGGCGAGCTGCCGCTGGTCACCACCGAGTACACACCCGAGGGCGCCCGGATCGAGCTGCCGTCGAGGTGGTTCGTGGCGGGGCGCGCGGCTTAG
- a CDS encoding GNAT family N-acetyltransferase, whose product MGPRVRDMTLADCRAVAEIRIGGWRAAYTGLIPRSYLDALDVDEDTELRRTMLTKAGNPVVNIVAEQAGEVVGWAAHGPYRDGEVRTADAELYTIYVRPGHLGSGVGTALLRESLGRCTAAGHGRAFLWVLKENVRARRFYERHGFVPDGAEEPFEVDGVAVPEVRYVLRLGDRDAP is encoded by the coding sequence ATGGGCCCGCGTGTCCGGGACATGACGCTCGCCGACTGCCGTGCCGTCGCCGAGATCCGCATCGGCGGCTGGCGGGCCGCGTACACGGGCCTGATCCCCCGGTCGTACCTCGACGCGCTGGACGTCGACGAGGACACCGAGTTACGGCGCACCATGCTGACGAAGGCCGGCAACCCGGTGGTGAACATTGTCGCCGAGCAGGCCGGGGAGGTCGTCGGATGGGCGGCCCACGGCCCCTACCGTGACGGCGAGGTCCGCACGGCGGACGCCGAGCTGTACACGATCTATGTACGCCCGGGCCACCTCGGCAGCGGGGTGGGCACCGCGCTGCTTCGGGAGTCGCTCGGGCGGTGCACGGCCGCCGGACACGGGCGCGCGTTCCTGTGGGTGCTCAAGGAGAACGTCCGGGCACGGCGTTTCTACGAGCGCCACGGCTTCGTTCCGGACGGCGCCGAGGAGCCGTTCGAGGTGGACGGGGTGGCGGTGCCCGAGGTGCGGTACGTCTTGCGGCTGGGGGATCGAGACGCCCCGTAA
- a CDS encoding MFS transporter, which translates to MDATTLVKDEPAATTAPPPTDPPRLTPHRVRLVFFALMLVLLLAALEQMIVATALPKIVGELHGLDRMSWAITAYLLTATVGLPVYGKLGDLYGRKGVFQFAIVVFVVGSALAGWSRTMDQLIAFRALQGVGAGGLMIGVQAIIADIVPPRERGRFMGLIGAAFGLASVAGPLLGGYVTDHFSWRWCFYVNVPFGLVALAVVTLVLQLPRPTARGRLDLLGSLLLAAASTCLVLLTSWGGVEHAWDSRVILGLAAGAVVATVLFLVAERFAAEPLIPLRLFKNSVFVVTGLVGLAVGIALFGAASYLPTFLQMVNGATATESGLLMVPMMAGIVGASVVCGRLISRTGHYASYPLLGSALAAVGMWLLSRLETDTPRLHHSLWTAVLGAGIGMVMPVLVLAVQNSVPPADLSTATSANNYFRQIGGSVGAAAFGTLLMDRLAERLPARTDGVLPAPESLTPGLVHALPDQLRDAYVEAYADAMPRIFLYLVPVLVLGLLVALFLKENPLVSHDEVPAEPAPAPAPAEPPPPPPLSVPVTQARVYVPGVPVCGTVRHSDGTVVPRAALTLIDATGLQTGRGGSGEDGRYVLSTPGPGAYVLIAAAGGHQPQAVSVTVGERPVEVDIVLGGAGRLVGTVRTADGRAVRDATVTLTNVHGEVVVTTRSGEEGQYLITELVAGEYTLAASAHSYRPAALPVTVRAARETRQDVELAGGAVLRGTIRAGGGRPVEEARVTLLDAAGNVVDTLTTGIDGTFRFVDLSSGEYTVIATGYPPVATVLQIAGGGRTERDLQLGHAD; encoded by the coding sequence ATGGACGCGACCACACTGGTGAAGGACGAACCGGCCGCCACCACCGCACCACCGCCGACCGATCCGCCCCGACTCACACCACACCGCGTGCGGTTGGTGTTCTTCGCCCTCATGCTCGTGCTGCTCCTCGCCGCGCTGGAACAGATGATCGTGGCCACCGCGCTCCCGAAGATCGTCGGTGAACTGCACGGCCTGGACCGGATGTCCTGGGCGATCACCGCCTACCTGCTCACCGCCACCGTGGGACTGCCGGTCTACGGCAAGCTGGGCGACCTCTACGGACGCAAGGGCGTCTTCCAGTTCGCCATCGTCGTCTTCGTCGTCGGCTCGGCCCTCGCCGGGTGGTCGCGGACCATGGACCAGCTCATCGCCTTCCGCGCTCTCCAGGGCGTCGGCGCCGGCGGGCTCATGATCGGGGTGCAGGCGATCATCGCCGACATCGTGCCGCCCCGCGAACGAGGCCGCTTCATGGGTCTGATCGGCGCCGCGTTCGGCCTGGCCTCCGTCGCCGGACCACTCCTCGGCGGCTACGTCACCGACCACTTCTCCTGGCGGTGGTGCTTCTACGTCAACGTCCCCTTCGGCCTGGTCGCCCTGGCCGTCGTCACCCTCGTGCTCCAGCTTCCCAGGCCCACGGCACGGGGACGCCTCGACCTGCTCGGCTCCCTGCTGCTCGCCGCGGCTTCCACCTGCCTGGTCCTGCTGACCAGTTGGGGCGGCGTCGAGCACGCGTGGGACTCGCGCGTCATCCTGGGCCTCGCCGCGGGAGCGGTGGTGGCGACCGTCCTCTTCCTCGTCGCCGAGCGGTTCGCCGCCGAACCCCTCATCCCCCTGCGGCTGTTCAAGAACTCCGTCTTCGTCGTCACCGGGCTCGTGGGCCTCGCCGTCGGCATCGCGCTCTTCGGAGCCGCCAGTTACCTGCCGACCTTCCTGCAGATGGTGAACGGCGCCACGGCCACCGAGTCCGGGCTGCTCATGGTGCCGATGATGGCGGGCATCGTCGGCGCGTCCGTCGTCTGCGGCCGGCTCATCAGCCGCACCGGGCACTACGCGTCGTACCCGCTCCTCGGCAGCGCCCTGGCCGCCGTCGGCATGTGGCTGCTGTCCCGCCTGGAGACCGACACGCCCCGGCTGCACCACAGCCTGTGGACGGCCGTCCTCGGGGCCGGGATCGGCATGGTGATGCCCGTCCTCGTCCTCGCCGTGCAGAACTCCGTGCCCCCCGCCGACCTCTCCACCGCCACCAGCGCCAACAACTACTTCCGGCAGATCGGCGGCAGCGTCGGGGCGGCCGCCTTCGGCACGCTCCTCATGGACCGGCTCGCCGAACGCCTGCCCGCCCGCACGGACGGTGTCCTGCCCGCCCCCGAATCCCTCACCCCGGGCCTCGTCCACGCCCTGCCCGACCAGCTGCGCGACGCGTACGTCGAGGCCTACGCCGACGCCATGCCGAGGATCTTCCTGTACCTCGTGCCGGTGCTCGTCCTAGGGCTCCTCGTCGCCCTCTTCCTCAAGGAGAACCCCCTGGTGTCCCACGACGAGGTACCCGCAGAGCCCGCGCCCGCTCCGGCCCCCGCCGAGCCTCCGCCGCCGCCCCCGCTCTCCGTTCCGGTCACGCAGGCACGCGTGTACGTCCCCGGTGTCCCCGTCTGCGGCACCGTGCGGCACTCCGACGGCACCGTCGTGCCCCGGGCCGCGCTCACCCTCATCGACGCCACCGGACTCCAGACCGGGCGCGGCGGCAGCGGCGAGGACGGGCGCTACGTCCTGTCGACGCCCGGGCCGGGCGCGTACGTGCTGATCGCGGCGGCCGGCGGTCACCAGCCGCAGGCGGTCAGCGTGACGGTCGGGGAGCGGCCGGTCGAGGTCGACATCGTGCTCGGCGGTGCCGGACGGCTCGTCGGCACGGTACGGACGGCGGACGGCAGGGCCGTGCGCGACGCGACCGTCACGCTCACCAACGTCCACGGGGAGGTCGTCGTGACCACGCGCAGCGGGGAGGAGGGGCAGTACCTCATCACCGAGCTGGTGGCGGGGGAGTACACGCTCGCCGCGAGCGCGCACTCGTACCGCCCGGCCGCCCTCCCCGTCACCGTGCGGGCCGCCCGGGAGACCCGCCAGGACGTCGAACTCGCCGGCGGCGCCGTCCTGCGCGGCACGATCCGCGCCGGGGGCGGCAGGCCCGTCGAGGAGGCCCGGGTGACGCTGCTCGACGCCGCAGGGAACGTCGTCGACACGCTCACCACCGGTATCGACGGGACCTTCCGGTTCGTCGACCTCTCCTCCGGCGAGTACACGGTGATCGCCACCGGATATCCGCCCGTCGCGACGGTGCTCCAGATCGCCGGCGGTGGTAGGACGGAACGGGATCTGCAACTGGGGCACGCGGACTGA
- a CDS encoding Rv2578c family radical SAM protein, translating to MRWDHLAENPATARDAALFGAETVTSRTFDTPEFRGITFHEVRARSIVNRVPGASRMPFEWTVNPYRGCTHACVYCFARKTHSYLDLDTGLDFDSQIVVKINAPELLRRQLASPRWHGEHIAMGTNVDCYQRAEGRYQLMPGIIGALRDHANPFSILTKGTLILRDLDLIRQASEVTEVGVSVSVGFTDHELWRTVEPGTPAPERRLDVVRALTDHGIGCGVLMAPVIPFLSDHPAQLRATVRAIAASGATSVTPLVLHLRPGAREWFTAWLERHHPHLVRRYERLYAEGAYAPKWYQRRVTRQVHELAQEFGMGPTSAGLPRRIPEPEPAPARTAVDTTPTQLTLL from the coding sequence ATGCGCTGGGACCATCTGGCCGAGAACCCCGCCACGGCCCGGGACGCCGCGCTGTTCGGCGCGGAGACGGTGACGAGCCGGACCTTCGACACCCCCGAGTTCCGCGGCATCACGTTCCACGAGGTCCGGGCGCGGTCGATCGTGAACCGGGTGCCGGGAGCCTCGCGCATGCCGTTCGAATGGACGGTGAACCCGTACCGGGGCTGCACGCACGCGTGTGTCTACTGTTTCGCCCGCAAGACCCACAGCTATCTGGACCTCGACACGGGCCTCGACTTCGACTCGCAGATCGTGGTGAAGATCAACGCGCCCGAGCTGCTGCGCCGACAGCTGGCCTCGCCCCGCTGGCACGGCGAGCACATCGCGATGGGCACCAACGTCGACTGCTACCAGCGCGCGGAGGGCCGCTACCAACTGATGCCGGGCATCATCGGGGCCCTGCGCGACCACGCGAACCCCTTCTCGATCCTGACCAAGGGCACGCTGATCCTGCGCGACCTCGACCTGATCCGGCAGGCCTCGGAGGTCACCGAGGTCGGCGTCTCCGTCTCCGTCGGCTTCACCGACCACGAGCTGTGGCGCACCGTCGAGCCGGGCACACCCGCCCCGGAGCGCCGCCTGGACGTCGTACGCGCCCTCACCGACCACGGCATCGGCTGCGGGGTGCTGATGGCCCCCGTGATCCCCTTCCTCAGCGACCACCCGGCCCAACTTCGCGCCACGGTACGGGCCATCGCGGCCTCCGGGGCCACGTCCGTGACCCCGCTGGTGCTGCATCTGCGGCCCGGCGCCCGCGAGTGGTTCACGGCCTGGCTGGAACGCCACCACCCGCATCTCGTACGGCGTTACGAGCGGCTGTACGCGGAGGGCGCGTACGCGCCGAAGTGGTACCAGCGCCGGGTCACGCGTCAGGTCCACGAGCTGGCACAGGAGTTCGGGATGGGGCCCACGAGCGCGGGGCTGCCGAGAAGGATCCCGGAGCCCGAACCGGCGCCGGCCAGGACAGCGGTGGACACGACGCCGACACAGCTGACTCTTCTCTGA